A window from Cryptomeria japonica chromosome 1, Sugi_1.0, whole genome shotgun sequence encodes these proteins:
- the LOC131070908 gene encoding uncharacterized protein LOC131070908 isoform X1 — protein MSSMYFKFSGTYITFLPRQTISASYVTLQFFDFLSWKKVGYRSLFQSTNAHQVSSTDGPIEEILNKGTTTVHVTALDGLVNVNSLFTVAVFVGLSLATPGQRSLDDSGTCNAGEDIARNLLIFEVASFSAFLFSSLIAQGLKLAIMLINSKQVDDAFRAHINNKMLRLGMLASAIGSVMGCVFLMMSMVNVIQIRLGVLSCGNSSTVRATISLVGLVSTALIIYISTVFYAFTH, from the exons atgtcatcaatgtacTTCAAATTCTCTGGAACGTATATAACTTTTCTCCCACGTCAGACTATTTCTGCTTCATACGTAACTCTTCAATTTTTTGATTTTCTGTCTTGGAAAAAGGTGGGCTACCGCAGCCTTTTCCAGAGCACCAATGCCCATCAAGTCTCCAG CACAGATGGGCCTATTGAGGAGATACTGAACAAAGGGACAACGACTGTACATGTTACAGCTCTGGATGGTCTTGTCAATGTCAATTCCTTGTTCACGGTTGCAGTTTTTGTTGGGTTATCTTTGGCAACTCCCGGCCAGAGAAGCTTAGATGACTCAGGTACCTGTAATGCAGGTGAGGATATTGCTAGGAACCTTTTGATATTTGAGGTGGCATCATTCAGTGCATTTCTGTTTTCAAGTTTGATTGCACAGGGTTTGAAGTTAGCAATCATGCTAATCAATAGCAAACAAGTTGATGATGCATTCCGGGCTCATATCAACAACAAGATGTTGAGGCTTGGAATGCTTGCCTCTGCAATTGGATCTGTAATGGGATGTGTTTTTTTGATGATGTCAATGGTCAATGTTATACAGATCAGGCTTGGTGTATTGTCCTGTGGGAACAGCTCCACTGTAAGGGCGACTATAAGTCTGGTTGGTTTAGTTTCAACAGCCCTGATTATCTATATTTCTACTGTCTTTTATGCCTTTACTCATTAG
- the LOC131070908 gene encoding uncharacterized protein LOC131070908 isoform X4 has translation MSSMYFKFSGTYITFLPRQTISASYVTLQFFDFLSWKKVGYRSLFQSTNAHQVSSTDGPIEEILNKGTTTVHVTALDGLVNVNSLFTVAVFVGLSLATPGQRSLDDSGTCNADQAWCIVLWEQLHCKGDYKSGWFSFNSPDYLYFYCLLCLYSLEQ, from the exons atgtcatcaatgtacTTCAAATTCTCTGGAACGTATATAACTTTTCTCCCACGTCAGACTATTTCTGCTTCATACGTAACTCTTCAATTTTTTGATTTTCTGTCTTGGAAAAAGGTGGGCTACCGCAGCCTTTTCCAGAGCACCAATGCCCATCAAGTCTCCAG CACAGATGGGCCTATTGAGGAGATACTGAACAAAGGGACAACGACTGTACATGTTACAGCTCTGGATGGTCTTGTCAATGTCAATTCCTTGTTCACGGTTGCAGTTTTTGTTGGGTTATCTTTGGCAACTCCCGGCCAGAGAAGCTTAGATGACTCAGGTACCTGTAATGCAG ATCAGGCTTGGTGTATTGTCCTGTGGGAACAGCTCCACTGTAAGGGCGACTATAAGTCTGGTTGGTTTAGTTTCAACAGCCCTGATTATCTATATTTCTACTGTCTTTTATGCCTTTACTCATTAGAGCAATGA
- the LOC131070908 gene encoding uncharacterized protein LOC131070908 isoform X3 translates to MPIKSPDGPIEEILNKGTTTVHVTALDGLVNVNSLFTVAVFVGLSLATPGQRSLDDSGTCNAGEDIARNLLIFEVASFSAFLFSSLIAQGLKLAIMLINSKQVDDAFRAHINNKMLRLGMLASAIGSVMGCVFLMMSMVNVIQIRLGVLSCGNSSTVRATISLVGLVSTALIIYISTVFYAFTH, encoded by the exons ATGCCCATCAAGTCTCCAG ATGGGCCTATTGAGGAGATACTGAACAAAGGGACAACGACTGTACATGTTACAGCTCTGGATGGTCTTGTCAATGTCAATTCCTTGTTCACGGTTGCAGTTTTTGTTGGGTTATCTTTGGCAACTCCCGGCCAGAGAAGCTTAGATGACTCAGGTACCTGTAATGCAGGTGAGGATATTGCTAGGAACCTTTTGATATTTGAGGTGGCATCATTCAGTGCATTTCTGTTTTCAAGTTTGATTGCACAGGGTTTGAAGTTAGCAATCATGCTAATCAATAGCAAACAAGTTGATGATGCATTCCGGGCTCATATCAACAACAAGATGTTGAGGCTTGGAATGCTTGCCTCTGCAATTGGATCTGTAATGGGATGTGTTTTTTTGATGATGTCAATGGTCAATGTTATACAGATCAGGCTTGGTGTATTGTCCTGTGGGAACAGCTCCACTGTAAGGGCGACTATAAGTCTGGTTGGTTTAGTTTCAACAGCCCTGATTATCTATATTTCTACTGTCTTTTATGCCTTTACTCATTAG
- the LOC131070908 gene encoding uncharacterized protein LOC131070908 isoform X2 yields the protein MARHSFFTDGPIEEILNKGTTTVHVTALDGLVNVNSLFTVAVFVGLSLATPGQRSLDDSGTCNAGEDIARNLLIFEVASFSAFLFSSLIAQGLKLAIMLINSKQVDDAFRAHINNKMLRLGMLASAIGSVMGCVFLMMSMVNVIQIRLGVLSCGNSSTVRATISLVGLVSTALIIYISTVFYAFTH from the exons ATGGCAAGACATTCTTTTTT CACAGATGGGCCTATTGAGGAGATACTGAACAAAGGGACAACGACTGTACATGTTACAGCTCTGGATGGTCTTGTCAATGTCAATTCCTTGTTCACGGTTGCAGTTTTTGTTGGGTTATCTTTGGCAACTCCCGGCCAGAGAAGCTTAGATGACTCAGGTACCTGTAATGCAGGTGAGGATATTGCTAGGAACCTTTTGATATTTGAGGTGGCATCATTCAGTGCATTTCTGTTTTCAAGTTTGATTGCACAGGGTTTGAAGTTAGCAATCATGCTAATCAATAGCAAACAAGTTGATGATGCATTCCGGGCTCATATCAACAACAAGATGTTGAGGCTTGGAATGCTTGCCTCTGCAATTGGATCTGTAATGGGATGTGTTTTTTTGATGATGTCAATGGTCAATGTTATACAGATCAGGCTTGGTGTATTGTCCTGTGGGAACAGCTCCACTGTAAGGGCGACTATAAGTCTGGTTGGTTTAGTTTCAACAGCCCTGATTATCTATATTTCTACTGTCTTTTATGCCTTTACTCATTAG